The Sulfitobacter donghicola DSW-25 = KCTC 12864 = JCM 14565 genome has a segment encoding these proteins:
- the glnA gene encoding type I glutamate--ammonia ligase produces the protein MSANADLIKRIKDEEIDYVDIRFTDTRGKLQHVTIVNDLVDEDFLEEGFMFDGSSIAGWKSIEASDMKLMPDASTAYIDPFYAEKTICIHCSIVEPDTGEAYERDPRGTAQKAEAYLKSSGIGDVAYMGPEAEFFLFDNVKFSNSINKVSYEVDASDASWNTDTDYEMGNMGHRPGLKGGYFPVNPTDESQDLRAEMLSTMKRLGMKVDKHHHEVASCQHELGLIFGSVTEQADELQKYKYVIHNVAHAYGKSATFMPKPVYGDNGSGMHVNMSIWKDGKPLFAGDKYADLSQEALYFIGGILSHAKALNAFTNPSTNSYKRLIPGFEAPVLRAYSARNRSGCVRIPWTESPKAKRVEARFPDPAANPYLCFSALLMAGLDGIKNKIDPGEAMDKNLYDLPAEELADIPTVCGSLREALDELQKDMDFLLAGDVFTKDQIEGYIELKMEEVHTYEHTPHPVEFGMYYSC, from the coding sequence ATGAGCGCTAATGCAGACCTGATCAAACGCATCAAGGACGAGGAAATCGACTATGTCGATATCCGTTTCACAGACACACGCGGCAAGCTGCAGCACGTGACAATCGTCAACGATCTGGTAGACGAAGATTTCCTCGAAGAGGGCTTCATGTTTGACGGCTCCTCCATCGCGGGTTGGAAATCCATCGAAGCATCCGACATGAAACTGATGCCCGACGCGTCCACAGCCTATATCGACCCCTTCTATGCTGAAAAAACAATCTGCATCCACTGCTCTATCGTTGAGCCAGACACAGGCGAAGCTTATGAGCGTGACCCACGCGGCACAGCACAAAAAGCCGAAGCATACCTGAAGTCTTCCGGTATCGGTGATGTTGCCTACATGGGCCCAGAAGCTGAATTCTTCCTGTTCGACAACGTCAAGTTCTCCAACAGCATCAACAAAGTATCCTACGAAGTTGATGCGTCTGACGCGTCTTGGAACACAGACACAGACTATGAAATGGGCAACATGGGCCACCGCCCTGGCCTCAAAGGCGGCTACTTCCCCGTCAACCCAACAGACGAATCCCAAGACCTGCGTGCTGAAATGCTTTCCACTATGAAGCGTTTGGGCATGAAAGTTGACAAGCACCACCACGAAGTGGCCTCCTGTCAGCACGAGCTGGGCCTGATCTTTGGTTCCGTGACCGAACAAGCGGACGAGCTGCAGAAATACAAATACGTGATCCACAACGTGGCGCATGCATACGGTAAATCCGCAACCTTTATGCCAAAGCCAGTCTATGGCGACAACGGTTCCGGCATGCACGTGAACATGTCCATCTGGAAAGACGGCAAGCCACTCTTCGCAGGCGACAAATACGCCGACCTGTCACAAGAAGCGCTGTATTTCATCGGCGGCATCCTGTCCCACGCAAAAGCACTGAACGCTTTCACAAACCCATCCACAAACAGCTACAAGCGTTTGATCCCGGGCTTTGAAGCACCAGTTCTGCGCGCCTACTCTGCACGTAACCGTTCCGGTTGTGTACGTATCCCATGGACAGAATCCCCCAAAGCCAAGCGCGTTGAGGCACGTTTCCCTGATCCAGCAGCCAACCCATACCTGTGCTTCTCTGCACTGTTGATGGCTGGCCTTGACGGTATCAAAAACAAGATCGATCCAGGCGAAGCCATGGATAAGAACCTGTATGACCTGCCTGCAGAAGAGCTGGCCGATATCCCAACTGTTTGTGGTTCCCTGCGCGAAGCGCTGGACGAGCTGCAAAAAGATATGGACTTCCTGCTGGCTGGCGACGTGTTCACCAAAGACCAGATCGAAGGCTACATCGAGCTGAAGATGGAAGAAGTGCACACATATGAGCACACGCCACACCCAGTTGAGTTTGGCATGTACTACAGCTGCTAA
- a CDS encoding lytic murein transglycosylase, giving the protein MMHFAKKLVLAGTFIGLFATPTLAAQCGNDAGGFNAWKSAFAAEAKKAGVKQRGLDALASAQYATGTIKADRNQKSFKYTLDKFMKVRGSATIISQGRKRKASNAGLFNALEKQYGVPAGVLLAIHGMETGFGGFMGSSKIVSAITTLAYDCRRSDFFVPHAVGALMLVDQGSITSNTKGAKHGELGHTQFLPGNALRYGVDGNGDGRVDLYNQTDAMASTANFLRKKGWKPGQGYQEGQPNFKVIKQWNAATVYQQAIAIMGAKIDG; this is encoded by the coding sequence ATGATGCATTTTGCAAAGAAACTTGTGCTTGCTGGCACGTTTATAGGTCTGTTCGCCACCCCAACCCTCGCTGCGCAATGTGGTAACGATGCTGGTGGGTTTAACGCATGGAAATCCGCCTTTGCTGCCGAGGCGAAAAAGGCTGGCGTCAAACAGCGCGGCCTTGATGCGCTTGCCAGCGCCCAATACGCCACAGGAACGATCAAGGCGGACCGCAACCAGAAATCTTTCAAATACACGCTTGATAAATTCATGAAAGTGCGCGGCTCAGCGACTATCATCAGCCAAGGCCGCAAACGCAAGGCCAGCAATGCAGGCCTGTTTAATGCGTTGGAAAAGCAATACGGCGTGCCAGCGGGTGTTCTTTTGGCAATCCACGGGATGGAAACCGGCTTTGGCGGCTTTATGGGCAGCTCCAAAATTGTATCAGCGATCACCACGCTGGCCTATGACTGCCGCCGCTCGGATTTCTTTGTGCCACATGCTGTTGGCGCGTTGATGTTGGTTGATCAGGGATCAATCACCAGCAACACCAAAGGCGCCAAACACGGCGAATTGGGCCACACACAATTCCTTCCCGGCAATGCGCTGCGCTATGGCGTAGATGGCAATGGCGATGGCCGTGTTGATCTGTACAACCAGACCGATGCGATGGCTTCGACTGCGAATTTCTTGCGTAAAAAGGGCTGGAAACCTGGCCAAGGTTACCAAGAAGGCCAGCCGAACTTTAAGGTGATCAAGCAGTGGAATGCTGCAACGGTCTACCAGCAAGCGATTGCAATTATGGGCGCCAAGATCGACGGCTAA
- a CDS encoding glyoxalase superfamily protein, translating to MTQIPSRDVLKAQAKRLRADMKEKGTEMTHAASLETVAHQWGMRDWNTLAAKADVSEIQWYPGQRVSGRYLGHKFDGIIKAARLASSGFWSLTVRFDEAVDVVESQLFTSLRQQINTTVNAQGVSPQKTSDGQPHMVLNTP from the coding sequence ATGACACAAATACCCTCCCGCGATGTGCTGAAAGCACAGGCAAAACGCCTGCGCGCGGATATGAAAGAAAAAGGCACAGAAATGACCCATGCCGCCTCGCTGGAAACAGTGGCGCATCAATGGGGCATGCGCGATTGGAACACGCTGGCGGCAAAAGCTGATGTGAGTGAGATCCAATGGTACCCTGGGCAACGGGTTTCGGGCCGTTACCTTGGCCACAAGTTTGACGGGATCATCAAGGCTGCGCGCCTTGCCTCGTCGGGGTTTTGGTCTTTGACGGTTCGGTTTGATGAAGCTGTTGATGTGGTGGAGTCCCAGCTCTTTACCTCGTTGCGTCAGCAGATCAACACAACCGTTAACGCCCAAGGGGTATCGCCCCAAAAAACATCAGATGGGCAACCGCATATGGTGTTGAACACCCCTTAA
- a CDS encoding heme-dependent oxidative N-demethylase family protein → MTEIVQDTLPEEMTAQVSLPGIAPAAPHDWLRVDEAYGAQMQRRLELIEHQTGDVLWMDPSALAVGQELLDEVLPLLPDLGFSLGHGRVTCPDGRDVTIDRHAPLKTLGQLVQEDFCLLRKEGDEHVLVGAVLCFPASWRLAEKAGKPLIAIHEPVEEYDAQLAKRVQRLFDGVRVGRPLWRFNRLWYDDPELHQPRSASSPRRITPDETAAPFIRSERQCLVRMPISQAVVFSIHTYVVRT, encoded by the coding sequence ATGACCGAGATTGTTCAAGATACCCTTCCCGAAGAGATGACCGCGCAGGTTAGCCTTCCCGGTATTGCGCCGGCCGCGCCGCACGACTGGTTGCGCGTCGATGAAGCCTACGGCGCGCAAATGCAGCGGCGTTTGGAGCTGATCGAACATCAGACAGGGGATGTGCTGTGGATGGACCCTAGCGCGCTTGCCGTTGGGCAGGAACTGCTGGATGAGGTGCTACCACTATTGCCTGACTTGGGGTTTTCGCTTGGCCATGGGCGGGTGACATGCCCCGATGGGCGCGACGTTACGATAGACCGCCATGCGCCATTAAAAACGCTAGGGCAATTGGTTCAAGAAGACTTTTGCCTGCTGCGCAAAGAAGGCGATGAACATGTGCTGGTGGGGGCTGTGTTGTGTTTCCCCGCTAGTTGGAGGCTGGCGGAAAAGGCGGGTAAGCCTTTGATCGCGATACATGAACCCGTCGAAGAATACGATGCGCAACTTGCCAAACGGGTACAGCGGCTGTTTGATGGTGTGCGGGTCGGGCGGCCTTTGTGGCGGTTTAACCGCCTGTGGTATGACGACCCAGAGCTGCACCAGCCACGCTCAGCCAGCAGCCCGCGCCGCATTACCCCAGACGAAACAGCAGCGCCATTTATCCGATCCGAACGGCAATGCCTTGTGCGGATGCCGATTTCACAGGCCGTTGTTTTTTCGATCCACACCTATGTGGTGCGCACGTAA
- the dddP gene encoding dimethylsulfonioproprionate lyase DddP: MNNHYRETRKIDPSKGADLPDGSPNDANRVEIGPTQLAFREWEAAGLGLPNLTKMREYRWKRLTQHIVDRGYGGLLMFDPLNIRYATDSTNMQLWNTHNPFRAVLLCADGYMVIWDYKNSPFLSEFNPLVREQRSGADLFYFDRGDKIGEAADVLAKEIHALIQQHGGGEKRLAVDKIMLHGLRSLERAGFEVMDGEEVTEKSRSIKGPDEILAMRCASHACEVSVRAMEDFARAHVPLGQTSEDDIWAVLHAENIRRGGEWIETRLLSSGPRTNPWFQECGPRIVQNNEIISFDTDLVGSYGICVDISRSWWIGDQSPPPDMVYAMQHGVEHIMQNMQMLKPGVMIPELSANTHVLDAQFQAQKYGCLMHGVGLCDEWPLVAYPDKLVEGAYDYPLEAGMVLCVEALVSPEGGDFSIKLEDQVLITEDGFENLTKYPFDEALMGGSAS, encoded by the coding sequence ATGAACAACCATTACCGTGAAACCCGAAAAATTGACCCATCCAAAGGCGCTGACCTGCCTGACGGCTCGCCCAATGACGCGAACCGCGTGGAAATTGGCCCAACTCAGTTGGCTTTTCGCGAATGGGAGGCCGCGGGACTGGGCCTGCCCAACCTGACCAAGATGCGTGAATACCGTTGGAAGAGGCTGACCCAGCACATCGTTGATCGGGGCTATGGCGGGTTGCTGATGTTTGATCCGCTCAACATTCGCTATGCGACCGACAGCACGAATATGCAGCTGTGGAACACCCACAACCCGTTTCGCGCCGTCTTGCTGTGTGCAGATGGGTATATGGTGATCTGGGATTATAAAAACTCACCCTTCCTAAGCGAATTCAACCCCTTAGTCCGCGAACAACGATCAGGTGCAGACCTGTTCTATTTCGATCGCGGAGACAAGATCGGTGAAGCTGCTGACGTATTGGCCAAGGAAATTCACGCGCTGATCCAACAACATGGCGGCGGTGAAAAGCGGCTGGCCGTGGATAAGATCATGCTGCACGGGCTGCGATCACTTGAGCGGGCCGGTTTCGAAGTCATGGACGGTGAGGAAGTCACAGAAAAATCCCGCAGCATCAAAGGCCCCGATGAAATCCTAGCCATGCGTTGCGCCAGCCATGCCTGTGAGGTTTCGGTACGTGCGATGGAGGATTTTGCCCGCGCGCATGTCCCTCTTGGCCAGACTTCGGAGGATGACATCTGGGCGGTTCTCCACGCCGAAAACATCCGCCGTGGAGGCGAGTGGATCGAAACGCGGCTGCTTTCCTCTGGTCCGCGCACGAACCCGTGGTTTCAGGAATGCGGGCCTCGGATCGTGCAGAACAATGAAATCATCAGTTTTGATACGGATCTGGTGGGCAGTTACGGCATTTGCGTGGATATCTCGCGTAGTTGGTGGATCGGCGATCAATCCCCCCCGCCCGATATGGTTTACGCGATGCAACACGGGGTCGAGCATATCATGCAGAACATGCAAATGCTTAAACCCGGTGTGATGATCCCAGAACTGTCGGCAAACACGCATGTCTTGGACGCGCAATTTCAGGCGCAGAAATACGGCTGCCTGATGCATGGCGTGGGCCTGTGTGACGAATGGCCGTTAGTCGCCTACCCCGACAAACTGGTCGAGGGTGCCTATGATTACCCGCTAGAGGCGGGCATGGTGCTGTGTGTCGAGGCTTTGGTCAGCCCTGAAGGGGGCGATTTTTCCATCAAATTAGAGGATCAGGTTTTGATCACCGAAGACGGGTTTGAGAACCTCACCAAATATCCATTTGATGAGGCGTTGATGGGCGGCAGCGCCAGCTAA
- a CDS encoding trans-sulfuration enzyme family protein, translating into MSPKKMENFKPATVAAQAAGLLDDATGGVVPPIHPATTFVRDDNYEPAVDGNVYSRSHAPNGQMAEKILAQLEGAADAMVFPSGMAAVAAVFRTLATGASVLVQSQIYWGTTAWIRDFCARRDITLIEVEAADTASFQAACAEHKPALAWVETPSNPWLRIVDLQACAQAVHAAGGVLVADLTTATPIITQGLSFGADIVMHSATKALNGHSDVLAGALSCRDAQSDIWQAIRNDRNAAGAVLGPFEAWLLMRGMRTLPLRVERMSANAMKLAEYLSDHPSVETVLYPGLPTHDGHALASQQMKGGYGSLVSFVVKGGAEKALGAVKRLQLFHPATSLGGVESLVEHRHTIEPHTGIPEGLLRMSVGIEDAGDLIDDLAQALGQ; encoded by the coding sequence ATGTCCCCGAAAAAAATGGAAAATTTCAAACCCGCAACCGTTGCTGCTCAGGCGGCTGGTTTGCTGGATGATGCAACAGGGGGGGTTGTCCCTCCCATTCATCCCGCGACAACTTTTGTCCGCGATGACAACTATGAACCGGCTGTTGACGGCAATGTGTATTCACGTTCCCATGCGCCAAACGGCCAAATGGCCGAAAAAATACTGGCCCAGCTAGAGGGCGCAGCCGATGCGATGGTTTTCCCGTCGGGTATGGCCGCCGTCGCCGCCGTATTTCGAACACTCGCGACAGGGGCGAGCGTGTTGGTTCAATCGCAGATCTATTGGGGCACTACCGCATGGATTCGCGATTTTTGCGCCCGCCGCGACATCACCTTGATCGAGGTAGAGGCCGCCGACACCGCCTCATTCCAAGCCGCCTGCGCCGAGCACAAGCCAGCGCTGGCATGGGTCGAAACCCCCTCAAACCCTTGGTTGCGCATTGTTGACCTACAAGCCTGCGCGCAAGCTGTGCATGCGGCGGGGGGTGTATTGGTCGCCGATCTGACAACGGCGACACCAATAATCACGCAAGGATTATCCTTTGGTGCGGATATCGTCATGCATTCCGCCACCAAAGCCCTGAATGGCCATTCGGATGTATTGGCCGGCGCGCTGAGCTGTCGGGACGCGCAAAGCGACATATGGCAAGCCATCCGCAATGATCGTAACGCCGCGGGTGCGGTTTTGGGGCCGTTTGAGGCGTGGCTGCTCATGCGCGGGATGCGCACTTTGCCGCTGCGGGTGGAGCGGATGTCGGCCAATGCAATGAAACTGGCAGAATACCTCAGCGATCATCCCAGCGTGGAAACCGTTCTCTATCCCGGATTGCCAACCCACGATGGCCATGCCTTGGCCAGCCAGCAGATGAAGGGCGGCTATGGGTCGCTGGTGTCATTTGTTGTGAAGGGCGGGGCAGAAAAGGCGCTGGGCGCGGTGAAACGGTTGCAGCTGTTTCACCCCGCCACATCGCTGGGCGGCGTCGAAAGTCTGGTCGAGCATCGCCACACGATTGAGCCGCACACAGGAATCCCCGAAGGTCTGCTGCGCATGTCCGTCGGGATCGAGGATGCGGGTGATTTGATCGATGATCTGGCGCAGGCGCTGGGCCAATAG
- a CDS encoding bifunctional alpha/beta hydrolase/OsmC family protein, with the protein MVAQRITFPGHDGSQLSARLDLPTGPHVATAIFAHCFTCGKDIPAARRIAARLAAMGIAVLRFDFTGLGHSEGEFENTSFSSNVDDLIAAATWLAQEKMPPSLLIGHSLGGAAVIKAASMLDGIKAVATVGAPFDPTHVRHHFADALPEIAEKGSAKVSLGGRPFSIGKTFIQDTGAEVLTHVLGHLNAALLVMHAPLDQVVSVDSAAQIFMAAKHPKSFVSLDNADHLITKADDAEYVAEMIASWSTRYIDRPLPAPPIGTPEGIVRVSEADPAGFLQDITSGSNVHLLADEPLAYGGTNRGMSPYGFLSASLGACTSMTIRMYARRKEWPLENVRVDVSHDKVHAQDAATGAQDKIDNFVRSITLTGPELTAEQRERLLEIADRCPVHRTLERSSTVTTSFAD; encoded by the coding sequence ATGGTCGCCCAACGCATTACATTCCCCGGACATGACGGATCACAGCTATCTGCTCGTTTGGATTTACCTACTGGACCGCATGTTGCGACAGCAATTTTTGCGCATTGCTTTACCTGTGGCAAAGACATCCCCGCAGCACGCCGAATTGCCGCGCGTCTGGCGGCCATGGGGATTGCTGTATTACGGTTTGATTTCACGGGCCTTGGCCATTCCGAAGGCGAGTTTGAGAACACCTCCTTTTCCAGCAACGTCGATGATCTGATTGCTGCTGCAACTTGGTTGGCACAGGAAAAGATGCCCCCGAGCCTGCTGATTGGCCATTCATTGGGCGGGGCCGCGGTGATCAAGGCGGCCAGCATGTTAGACGGCATCAAAGCGGTGGCGACCGTCGGCGCCCCGTTTGACCCAACCCATGTGCGACACCACTTTGCCGATGCGCTGCCTGAAATCGCAGAAAAAGGCTCTGCCAAGGTTTCCTTGGGCGGGCGACCGTTTTCCATTGGAAAGACCTTTATCCAAGACACAGGCGCCGAGGTTTTGACCCATGTGCTGGGGCATTTGAACGCTGCTTTGCTGGTCATGCATGCGCCGCTGGATCAGGTGGTCAGCGTGGATAGCGCCGCGCAGATTTTCATGGCCGCCAAACACCCCAAAAGCTTTGTTTCACTGGATAATGCCGATCACCTGATCACCAAAGCAGACGATGCAGAATACGTGGCCGAGATGATCGCCTCATGGTCCACCCGCTATATCGACCGCCCGCTTCCTGCGCCCCCCATCGGCACGCCCGAAGGTATCGTACGTGTGAGCGAGGCAGACCCTGCCGGTTTCTTGCAAGACATTACATCAGGCAGCAATGTTCACCTGCTGGCGGATGAGCCACTGGCCTATGGGGGCACCAATAGAGGCATGTCACCCTATGGGTTCCTCTCGGCCAGCCTCGGGGCCTGTACCTCGATGACGATCCGTATGTATGCGCGCCGCAAGGAGTGGCCGTTGGAAAATGTGCGCGTTGATGTGAGCCACGACAAGGTCCACGCGCAAGACGCCGCAACTGGCGCTCAGGACAAAATCGACAATTTTGTGCGATCGATCACCCTTACGGGCCCTGAACTGACTGCCGAGCAGCGCGAGAGGCTGCTTGAAATCGCAGATCGCTGCCCCGTTCACCGCACGCTCGAGCGTTCTTCGACGGTTACGACCTCTTTTGCGGATTAA
- the purB gene encoding adenylosuccinate lyase, which produces MIPRYSRPEMVSIWSPATKFKIWYEIEAHACDAMADIGVIPRENADAVWKAKDVEFDVDRIDEIEAVTKHDVIAFLTHLAEHVGSDEARFVHQGMTSSDVLDTCFNVQLTRAADILIADMDLLLAALKRRAIEHKDTVRVGRSHGIHAEPTTMGLTFARFYAEMDRNLTRLKTAREEIATGAISGAVGTFANIDPAIEEHVCEKLGLSPEPISTQVIPRDRHAAFFATLGVIASSIENVATEVRHMQRTEVLEGAEFFSAGQKGSSAMPHKKNPVLTENLTGLARTIRMAVIPAMENVTLWHERDISHSSVERAIGPDTTITLDFALHRLTGVIDKLLIYPDNMLANMNKFSGLVMSQRVLLALTQAGVSREDSYKLVQRNAMKVWDHGKDFKTELLGDEEVLAALSVEEIEEKFDMGYHTKHVDTIFKRVFGD; this is translated from the coding sequence ATGATCCCCCGCTATTCCCGCCCTGAAATGGTCTCTATCTGGTCGCCTGCGACCAAATTCAAAATCTGGTATGAGATCGAGGCGCACGCCTGTGATGCAATGGCCGATATCGGCGTGATCCCCCGCGAAAATGCCGATGCCGTCTGGAAAGCAAAAGACGTCGAGTTTGACGTAGATCGCATTGACGAAATCGAAGCCGTCACCAAACATGACGTCATCGCCTTCCTGACGCATTTGGCCGAGCACGTCGGCAGCGACGAGGCGCGTTTTGTTCACCAAGGCATGACATCCTCTGACGTTCTGGACACATGTTTCAACGTACAGCTGACCCGCGCCGCAGACATCCTGATCGCCGACATGGATCTGCTGCTGGCCGCGCTCAAGCGCCGCGCGATTGAGCATAAAGACACCGTGCGTGTGGGCCGCAGCCACGGCATCCACGCCGAGCCAACAACAATGGGCCTGACATTTGCGCGTTTCTACGCCGAAATGGACCGCAACCTGACGCGCCTGAAAACAGCCCGCGAAGAAATCGCCACCGGTGCGATCTCGGGCGCGGTTGGCACATTTGCCAACATCGATCCCGCGATTGAGGAACACGTCTGTGAAAAGCTGGGCCTCTCGCCCGAGCCGATCAGCACCCAAGTTATCCCGCGTGACCGTCACGCGGCCTTCTTTGCGACCCTTGGCGTGATTGCATCCTCTATCGAAAATGTCGCCACCGAAGTGCGCCACATGCAGCGTACCGAAGTTCTGGAAGGGGCTGAATTCTTCTCGGCGGGGCAAAAAGGCTCTTCCGCGATGCCGCACAAAAAGAACCCAGTATTGACCGAAAACCTGACAGGTCTGGCCCGCACAATCCGTATGGCCGTTATCCCTGCGATGGAAAACGTGACCCTCTGGCACGAGCGCGACATCTCGCACTCTTCCGTTGAGCGCGCGATTGGCCCTGACACAACAATCACCCTTGATTTTGCGCTGCACCGCCTGACAGGTGTGATCGACAAACTGCTGATCTATCCTGACAACATGCTGGCCAACATGAACAAATTCAGCGGCCTTGTGATGTCTCAGCGCGTGTTGCTGGCCCTGACACAGGCCGGTGTGAGCCGCGAAGACAGCTATAAGCTGGTTCAGCGCAACGCGATGAAGGTTTGGGACCACGGCAAAGATTTCAAAACCGAGCTGCTAGGTGATGAAGAGGTTTTGGCCGCGCTAAGCGTCGAAGAAATCGAAGAAAAATTCGACATGGGCTACCACACAAAGCACGTTGATACGATTTTCAAACGTGTTTTCGGTGACTAA
- a CDS encoding tetratricopeptide repeat protein, whose product MRLLLSTALALTLPLAAFAAGDETAPPKKPKCESGFVYDKKTKSCISENGHTLDVDTLYQEVRSLSYDGRYADAQVLLAQMPADDDRTLTYLGFTHRKMGNTDAAMTYYARALARNPGNILARSYMGQGLVEDGNISAALEQLRQIRSHDGKGTWAEASLRTAIATGRTFNW is encoded by the coding sequence ATGCGGTTACTTCTTTCCACGGCCCTCGCCCTCACCCTCCCCTTGGCTGCCTTTGCGGCTGGTGATGAAACAGCACCGCCCAAAAAGCCAAAATGCGAGAGCGGTTTTGTTTATGATAAAAAGACCAAATCCTGCATCAGCGAAAACGGTCACACACTGGATGTGGACACTTTGTACCAAGAGGTCCGTTCGCTTTCTTATGACGGGCGTTACGCCGATGCGCAGGTTTTGTTGGCACAGATGCCCGCCGATGATGACCGGACCCTAACCTATTTGGGCTTTACCCACCGCAAGATGGGAAACACCGACGCGGCGATGACCTATTATGCCCGCGCATTGGCCCGCAACCCGGGCAATATTCTGGCGCGCTCCTATATGGGTCAGGGTCTCGTTGAAGATGGAAACATCTCTGCCGCTCTGGAACAGCTACGCCAGATCCGCTCCCATGACGGCAAAGGCACATGGGCCGAAGCCTCCCTAAGAACGGCGATTGCCACGGGCCGTACGTTTAACTGGTAA
- a CDS encoding flagellar motor switch protein FliG, whose protein sequence is MNDLSTFPSSVPTTTSTGARIVPQPLLSKRAKAAIVVRLLINEGADIALEELPPELQAQLTQQMGAMRVVDRVTLASVVEEFTEALESIGLSFPGGMAGALDALDGKIGRETAARLRKEAGVRAAGDPWKRLRALPAEDLVDIIKNESTEVAAVLLSKLDVPVAAGLLGKISGPEARRITYAVSLTGDVTPEAIDRIGISLAAQLDNKKESVFGTGPAERLGAILNSSSTPTREDVLSGLEETDEILATAVRKAIFTFGNIPARITPRDIPRILREVDGGDLLTAMAGAEAAGFADARDFVLENMSGRMADQLREDMAEAGKIKPAVADEAMSSFVSVIRDMESRGDLVLIVEEEDEDE, encoded by the coding sequence ATGAACGATCTTTCCACATTCCCCTCTTCCGTCCCCACCACCACCAGCACTGGGGCGCGCATTGTGCCGCAACCCCTTTTGAGCAAACGCGCAAAGGCGGCGATTGTTGTGCGTCTTTTGATCAATGAAGGCGCCGATATCGCGTTAGAGGAACTGCCCCCTGAATTGCAGGCCCAACTGACCCAACAGATGGGCGCGATGCGGGTTGTGGACCGTGTGACCCTTGCATCCGTTGTTGAAGAGTTCACCGAGGCGCTTGAATCCATCGGGCTCTCTTTTCCTGGCGGGATGGCTGGCGCATTAGATGCGCTAGACGGGAAAATCGGCCGCGAGACCGCCGCGCGGTTGCGCAAAGAGGCAGGCGTGCGCGCCGCAGGTGATCCGTGGAAACGCCTGCGCGCCCTTCCCGCAGAGGATTTGGTGGATATCATAAAGAACGAAAGCACAGAAGTCGCTGCCGTGCTTCTTTCTAAATTGGATGTTCCTGTCGCCGCCGGATTGCTGGGCAAGATTTCTGGCCCCGAAGCGCGGCGCATCACTTATGCGGTCTCTCTGACGGGGGATGTTACGCCCGAAGCCATTGATCGCATTGGCATATCTCTGGCTGCGCAACTGGATAACAAAAAGGAATCTGTTTTTGGAACCGGCCCTGCCGAACGGTTGGGCGCCATCCTCAACTCCTCCTCCACGCCAACCCGCGAAGATGTCTTATCCGGCCTTGAAGAAACGGATGAAATTCTGGCAACTGCCGTGCGCAAGGCCATCTTTACCTTTGGTAACATCCCTGCACGGATCACACCGCGCGATATCCCACGGATCCTGCGCGAGGTCGACGGCGGGGACTTGCTCACCGCGATGGCAGGGGCTGAAGCCGCAGGCTTTGCTGATGCGCGTGATTTTGTTCTTGAAAATATGTCAGGCCGCATGGCGGATCAGCTGCGGGAAGACATGGCAGAGGCTGGAAAAATCAAACCCGCCGTCGCGGACGAGGCGATGTCGTCCTTTGTTTCGGTCATCCGAGACATGGAAAGCAGAGGCGATTTGGTGCTGATCGTCGAGGAAGAGGATGAGGACGAATAA